Proteins co-encoded in one Desulfitobacterium hafniense DCB-2 genomic window:
- a CDS encoding HEPN domain-containing protein translates to MKRPNDPDVGSFFELAYHRIDVAGEDLDSARLLFEANRYRGANNRAYYSIFHSICAVLSIEGKAFKRHKDTLAYFNKEFIHSEIFPRELGRKIIKAEEIRHASDYDAFYIASKVIAAQQIDTADHLLFLVRKYIEERKGGPGYD, encoded by the coding sequence ATGAAGCGGCCTAATGACCCTGACGTTGGCAGTTTTTTTGAACTCGCTTATCATCGTATTGATGTGGCCGGGGAAGATTTAGATAGTGCCAGACTCCTTTTTGAGGCGAACCGATATCGAGGCGCAAACAACCGTGCCTACTACTCGATTTTTCACTCTATTTGTGCAGTACTATCGATAGAAGGTAAAGCTTTCAAACGACATAAAGATACGCTGGCCTATTTTAACAAGGAATTTATTCACTCCGAAATATTTCCAAGAGAACTTGGACGAAAAATAATAAAAGCGGAAGAAATTCGCCATGCCAGTGATTATGATGCATTTTATATTGCATCTAAAGTAATTGCTGCACAGCAGATAGATACTGCCGACCATTTGCTTTTTCTTGTTAGGAAATATATAGAAGAACGGAAAGGCGGACCGGGGTATGACTGA
- a CDS encoding DUF4097 family beta strand repeat-containing protein, giving the protein MTNEEFQKLVLEKLTGLEQGQSKLGEGQVKLEQRQVKLEEGQVKLEQRQAKLEEGQVKLEQRQVKLEEGQVKLEQRQAKLEEGQVKLEQRQAKLEEGQVKLEQRQAKLEEGQVKLEERQVKLEKRIDEVESTLTAKIDALDAKVERYGQSQQDDVKGLLEVMNKKLDHISAVQTIQGESINILALRQLQTESELAALKKAL; this is encoded by the coding sequence GTGACCAACGAAGAGTTTCAAAAGCTGGTGCTGGAAAAGCTGACGGGTCTCGAACAAGGGCAATCCAAGCTGGGAGAGGGCCAGGTCAAACTGGAGCAAAGGCAGGTCAAGCTGGAAGAAGGCCAGGTCAAGCTGGAGCAAAGGCAGGCTAAGCTGGAGGAAGGCCAGGTCAAACTGGAGCAAAGGCAGGTCAAGCTGGAAGAAGGCCAGGTCAAGCTGGAGCAAAGGCAGGCTAAGCTGGAGGAAGGCCAGGTCAAGCTGGAGCAAAGGCAGGCTAAGCTGGAGGAAGGCCAGGTCAAGCTGGAGCAAAGGCAGGCTAAGCTGGAAGAAGGCCAGGTCAAGCTGGAAGAAAGACAAGTCAAACTGGAGAAGAGAATTGACGAGGTCGAATCCACACTCACTGCCAAGATTGATGCACTGGATGCTAAGGTCGAACGGTACGGTCAAAGCCAGCAGGATGATGTGAAGGGTCTCTTGGAAGTGATGAATAAAAAACTGGACCATATTAGTGCGGTTCAAACCATTCAAGGCGAATCTATCAATATTTTGGCTCTTCGCCAACTGCAGACTGAATCCGAGCTGGCCGCCTTGAAAAAGGCTCTTTAA
- the fliS gene encoding flagellar export chaperone FliS, whose translation MLNSQMAAAYKNQQIMTASPEQLTLLLYNGALRFLSESIQALENDDKEKSHHANLRVQAIIHEFMGTLDMNYEISQNWAALYEYIEHCLIEGNIKKDVQQLRNAKEILEDMRNTWQEAMKLAQQAKVAGV comes from the coding sequence ATGTTGAATTCCCAAATGGCGGCCGCTTACAAAAACCAGCAGATCATGACGGCTTCGCCGGAGCAGTTGACTTTGTTGCTTTATAACGGAGCTTTAAGATTTCTTAGCGAGAGCATCCAGGCTTTGGAAAACGACGATAAAGAAAAATCTCATCATGCTAATCTTCGCGTACAAGCCATTATTCATGAATTTATGGGTACCCTGGATATGAATTATGAGATCTCCCAAAATTGGGCGGCACTTTATGAGTATATCGAGCACTGCCTAATTGAAGGCAATATTAAAAAAGATGTGCAGCAGCTGCGCAACGCTAAAGAGATCCTGGAGGATATGCGCAATACCTGGCAGGAAGCCATGAAGCTGGCCCAGCAGGCTAAGGTGGCCGGGGTTTAA
- the fliD gene encoding flagellar filament capping protein FliD has protein sequence MAIRTYGLSGSGMDVDQMVKDMMSARREQYDKLWQKKTQLEWKKTDYNTMYNTIQSFRNTTAFNYRLSSTTIPKIVTSSAEGIVTATANADAANVSRSITVGQLAQGANVTSTGKITEEGRTKDSLMSQFGLEEGTFAVVLGDGSTSKTIQVDTSKSIYDFVSDLNKSGLKIRASYDATLDRFNISTTGTGEDVAIDFTGTTSEKGKEFLEKLQLHVVKEDGGGGTTTEPITSEAIKGKDAEVVLDGATITHSGNTFTAFGVTYTLKATGDANIHVSADNDKAVSVVKDFVDQYNALLETINSELNEAKYKSYMPLTNEMKGQLGDSQITQWEEMARSGLLRNDSTLQSLIYKLRNDIATPVSGVEGKYNSLSAIGVTTGKDYLEGGKLYLDETELKKALEADPDIVNKLFGSSGEDRNSQGAAVRIYDSLKSTMDNIKETAGITGTIKGDTESTLAKQIRDYEDSLDRMNDRLSQMEERYYKQFNAMELALSKLSQQSSWLANMFSSGN, from the coding sequence ATGGCAATACGTACCTACGGCCTAAGTGGTTCGGGCATGGATGTGGATCAAATGGTTAAGGACATGATGTCGGCCCGGCGGGAGCAATATGATAAGCTCTGGCAAAAGAAAACTCAGCTGGAATGGAAAAAAACCGACTATAATACCATGTACAATACAATACAAAGTTTTCGCAATACCACAGCGTTTAATTATCGGTTGTCCAGTACCACAATCCCTAAGATCGTGACATCATCGGCAGAGGGCATCGTTACCGCTACAGCCAATGCTGACGCGGCCAATGTGAGTCGCAGTATTACTGTGGGTCAGCTGGCACAGGGAGCGAATGTCACCAGTACGGGGAAGATTACTGAAGAAGGAAGAACTAAGGACAGCTTAATGTCCCAGTTCGGATTGGAGGAAGGGACATTTGCGGTAGTGCTTGGCGATGGGAGCACCTCCAAAACCATCCAGGTGGATACCAGCAAAAGCATCTATGACTTTGTCAGTGACCTGAATAAATCAGGATTGAAGATTAGAGCCAGCTATGATGCCACTTTGGATCGCTTTAATATCAGTACCACCGGTACAGGGGAAGACGTGGCCATTGATTTTACTGGAACCACAAGTGAAAAAGGTAAAGAGTTTTTGGAGAAACTCCAATTACATGTTGTAAAGGAAGATGGCGGCGGAGGAACAACGACGGAACCCATAACGTCAGAAGCCATAAAAGGCAAGGATGCCGAGGTTGTGTTGGATGGCGCAACCATTACCCATTCCGGCAACACCTTCACCGCCTTTGGCGTCACCTATACCCTGAAAGCAACAGGTGACGCGAATATCCATGTCTCAGCGGATAATGACAAAGCCGTATCTGTAGTCAAGGATTTCGTTGACCAATATAACGCCTTGCTGGAAACCATCAACAGCGAATTAAATGAAGCCAAATACAAAAGCTACATGCCCCTGACCAACGAAATGAAGGGTCAACTGGGTGATTCTCAGATTACTCAGTGGGAAGAGATGGCCAGAAGTGGGCTTCTGCGCAATGATTCCACCCTGCAGTCCCTGATCTATAAGCTGCGCAACGATATAGCGACTCCTGTCAGCGGAGTTGAGGGCAAATATAACTCTTTATCTGCCATAGGCGTGACCACAGGAAAGGATTATCTGGAAGGTGGTAAGCTTTATCTCGATGAAACCGAGCTGAAGAAAGCTTTGGAAGCCGACCCGGATATTGTCAACAAACTGTTTGGTTCTTCCGGAGAAGATCGGAATAGCCAAGGGGCAGCGGTGCGCATCTATGATAGCTTAAAATCAACGATGGATAACATCAAGGAAACAGCAGGTATCACCGGTACCATTAAAGGTGATACGGAAAGTACTCTGGCCAAGCAAATTCGCGATTATGAAGACAGCTTAGATCGCATGAACGACCGCCTTTCCCAAATGGAAGAACGCTACTATAAACAATTTAATGCTATGGAATTAGCTCTGAGCAAGTTAAGCCAGCAAAGCAGCTGGTTGGCCAATATGTTCAGCAGTGGAAACTAA
- a CDS encoding cell wall-binding repeat-containing protein produces MRKRILGLILSFVLASSIAFPVYASNSPAIIRLAGDDRYAVSSAIAQQWGQSDYAVLACGNDFPDALCAAPLAKKYKAPILLTATNNLPDTTKQTLIRLNVKNVFIIGGTGIISANVENQLNSMQIQTVRIYGTDRYDTSVKIAKQLDTPTQLVVCTGNNFSDALSMAPIAAIKQIPIVLVPKNSLPDSTREYISSLNGVIKTYVIGDSSIISDSIVDQLPNAERITGSNKYSRNVAINQRFDSTLGKDKVCLATGEDFADALTGAVFAAEMSAPIILVRGVNPSETKSYYWAGLSDINTVYVLGSPDNISDNFISNSTFAPQLRE; encoded by the coding sequence ATGCGGAAAAGAATATTAGGATTAATTTTAAGTTTCGTTCTTGCGTCTTCAATTGCTTTCCCAGTCTATGCTTCAAACTCACCAGCAATAATCCGATTAGCAGGAGATGATAGATATGCTGTATCGTCGGCAATTGCTCAACAGTGGGGTCAGTCCGATTATGCAGTTTTAGCTTGCGGCAATGATTTTCCCGATGCATTATGTGCCGCTCCTCTTGCGAAGAAATATAAGGCGCCCATTTTGTTAACTGCCACGAATAATTTACCAGATACAACAAAACAAACCTTAATAAGGTTAAATGTTAAAAATGTTTTTATCATTGGTGGAACAGGGATTATTTCTGCGAATGTTGAAAATCAACTGAATTCAATGCAGATCCAAACAGTGAGGATATATGGGACAGACCGATATGACACTTCTGTTAAGATAGCGAAGCAATTGGATACTCCGACACAATTGGTTGTCTGCACCGGCAATAATTTTTCGGATGCCCTATCAATGGCCCCAATTGCCGCTATAAAACAGATCCCTATAGTATTAGTCCCTAAAAATTCTCTGCCAGATTCAACAAGGGAATATATTTCTTCATTAAATGGTGTAATAAAGACCTATGTGATTGGTGATTCCAGCATAATCTCAGATAGTATTGTTGACCAGCTTCCCAATGCGGAAAGAATTACCGGTTCGAATAAGTATAGCCGTAATGTGGCTATTAATCAAAGATTTGATAGTACATTAGGGAAAGATAAAGTTTGTTTAGCCACTGGAGAAGATTTTGCAGATGCTTTGACAGGGGCTGTATTTGCTGCTGAAATGTCAGCGCCTATTATTCTGGTTAGAGGGGTTAATCCTAGTGAGACAAAAAGTTATTACTGGGCCGGATTAAGCGACATTAATACTGTTTATGTTTTGGGGAGCCCCGACAATATTTCGGACAATTTTATTAGTAACTCAACTTTCGCACCCCAGTTGAGGGAATAG
- a CDS encoding chemotaxis protein CheA, whose product MSQEDNQNLGVDLGEFLDFYLLDSQEQIEKLAAGLLQLEKEGNNVGLINDLFRSAHSLKGASGTMGFTSIVALTHSAEDLLDRLRQGKMEVSLPMVDVLLAVTDRVKEMLSQVEKRVEITAEYQDLVDEMRALMNGETPAPVKEADSNDMKENLTSNYTRVDFQLSLEVAEQVKSSQDMGHGVYQVDIKFAPNTLMRAVRAVMAVQRMENLGKVVKLRPSVEELEVGSEEGFAMLILSDDPPEEIRGEILLVSELAEVEVHPYRIGDAVDGYGSEEVAAAQAAELLPVVEAAPSLPVRPEAKPVQAAPVIPAAPAAPKPAAGNGNNAATDGNNQVHTIRVDTVRMDNLINLVGEMVITRTRLVQIGHELKEQYRMDALVNNLNETTVYLGRLMSDLQESAMRLRMVPIGTVFSRFPRLVRDLARKTQKEMELVLRGEDTELDKTVVEVIGDPLMHLIRNSVDHGIETPEERRAAGKPELGTITLDAYHEGNHIAILISDDGKGLDLNRIYEKALSRGLVGEREGLSERDIANLIFLPGFSTADKVTDISGRGVGMDVVKKALNNLGGMIDITTRQGQGTTFTIRLPLTLAIIQALLVEVSTEIYAVPLSSVLETLLVERKDIKNVGGLPMVQLRGNTLPLISLRDKFELPAPEAEAEEVFVVVVGLGDKALGLIVDGLRGQQEVVIKSLGDFLNNLPGIAGATILGDGKVTLILDIGSLIQDILVTRKG is encoded by the coding sequence ATGAGCCAGGAAGATAATCAAAACTTGGGAGTCGATTTGGGAGAATTTCTGGATTTTTATCTTCTCGATTCACAGGAGCAAATCGAAAAACTGGCAGCAGGGTTGCTGCAACTTGAAAAAGAAGGCAATAATGTCGGATTGATTAATGATCTCTTTCGTTCTGCACACAGCTTAAAAGGAGCCTCCGGAACCATGGGGTTTACTTCGATAGTGGCTTTGACACACTCAGCTGAGGATTTACTGGATCGGCTGCGCCAAGGCAAGATGGAAGTTTCGCTCCCCATGGTTGATGTTCTTCTGGCGGTTACTGATCGCGTCAAGGAGATGTTAAGCCAAGTGGAAAAGCGGGTGGAAATCACCGCAGAGTATCAGGATTTGGTGGATGAGATGCGGGCACTTATGAATGGCGAAACACCTGCTCCGGTTAAAGAGGCGGATAGTAACGATATGAAGGAGAATTTAACCTCAAATTATACGCGGGTAGATTTTCAACTGTCTCTTGAAGTGGCGGAACAGGTCAAAAGTTCACAGGATATGGGGCATGGAGTGTATCAAGTCGATATTAAATTTGCTCCCAATACCTTGATGAGGGCAGTTCGTGCCGTCATGGCCGTACAGCGGATGGAGAATCTGGGTAAAGTGGTTAAGCTCCGCCCCAGCGTGGAAGAGCTGGAAGTGGGCAGCGAAGAAGGCTTTGCCATGCTGATTTTATCTGATGATCCCCCTGAAGAAATTCGTGGGGAGATTCTCCTTGTTTCTGAGCTGGCAGAGGTTGAGGTTCATCCTTACCGCATAGGTGATGCTGTTGACGGTTATGGCAGCGAAGAAGTGGCGGCGGCTCAAGCTGCTGAGTTGCTCCCGGTTGTGGAAGCGGCTCCTTCCTTACCTGTGCGGCCTGAGGCGAAACCTGTACAAGCGGCACCGGTCATTCCGGCAGCGCCGGCTGCCCCTAAGCCCGCCGCCGGCAACGGCAACAATGCTGCCACAGACGGGAATAACCAGGTCCATACCATTCGGGTGGATACTGTACGTATGGATAATTTAATTAATTTAGTAGGCGAGATGGTAATTACCCGTACCCGCCTGGTTCAAATCGGTCATGAGCTCAAGGAACAGTATCGCATGGATGCCTTGGTGAATAACTTGAATGAGACTACTGTGTATCTGGGACGATTGATGAGTGACCTGCAGGAAAGTGCTATGCGTTTGCGCATGGTTCCTATCGGCACCGTATTCAGCCGCTTTCCCCGCTTGGTTCGGGACCTGGCCCGTAAGACCCAAAAGGAAATGGAGCTGGTCCTCCGGGGGGAAGACACGGAACTGGATAAGACAGTGGTGGAAGTTATCGGTGATCCCTTGATGCATTTAATCCGCAACTCCGTGGACCATGGCATTGAGACTCCGGAGGAACGCCGGGCGGCCGGTAAACCGGAACTGGGTACCATCACCTTGGATGCTTATCATGAAGGAAATCATATTGCCATACTGATTTCCGATGATGGCAAAGGCTTGGATCTGAACAGAATCTACGAAAAGGCGCTGAGCCGTGGGCTGGTTGGCGAGCGGGAAGGCCTCTCTGAGCGGGATATTGCCAACTTGATTTTCTTGCCGGGGTTTAGTACGGCTGATAAAGTAACAGATATTTCCGGTCGGGGCGTAGGCATGGATGTGGTTAAGAAGGCCCTGAACAATTTGGGCGGAATGATCGACATCACCACCCGCCAGGGGCAGGGCACTACGTTTACTATTCGCCTCCCCTTAACCTTAGCCATTATTCAAGCGTTATTGGTTGAAGTCAGTACAGAGATTTATGCTGTTCCACTATCTTCGGTCTTAGAGACCTTGCTGGTAGAACGCAAGGATATTAAAAATGTGGGCGGATTACCCATGGTTCAGCTGCGCGGTAATACACTTCCCCTGATCTCCCTCCGGGACAAATTCGAGCTTCCTGCTCCTGAAGCAGAAGCAGAAGAAGTCTTTGTCGTGGTCGTAGGGTTGGGAGATAAGGCACTGGGCCTGATTGTGGACGGATTGCGCGGTCAACAGGAAGTGGTGATTAAATCTTTAGGCGACTTCCTTAATAACTTACCGGGTATTGCCGGAGCAACCATCTTAGGGGATGGCAAAGTTACCCTGATTCTCGATATCGGCAGTTTGATTCAGGATATCCTTGTAACAAGGAAGGGCTAA
- a CDS encoding nucleotidyltransferase domain-containing protein: MTDSIQNLLSQYTSEIKKIYGCHLKSIILYGSYARGDFTNNSDIDIMLLVDLTDVELDNYSDDLAELGFKYNVAYNIWMMPVVKNVVHFHQWAKVYPFYINVQEEGVILYEAA; encoded by the coding sequence ATGACGGATAGCATTCAAAACCTGCTGAGCCAGTATACATCAGAAATTAAAAAGATTTATGGGTGCCATTTGAAAAGTATAATTTTATATGGGTCTTATGCTCGTGGAGATTTTACCAACAATTCGGATATAGATATCATGTTGCTGGTGGACCTGACTGATGTTGAACTGGATAATTACTCGGACGATCTAGCAGAACTAGGATTTAAGTATAATGTGGCATACAATATCTGGATGATGCCTGTTGTCAAAAATGTTGTTCATTTCCATCAGTGGGCAAAGGTGTATCCTTTTTATATCAACGTGCAGGAAGAGGGTGTGATACTTTATGAAGCGGCCTAA
- a CDS encoding IS4-like element ISDha5 family transposase, with amino-acid sequence MLQHNSLPEQHQNQLSLIFSSLKLSQLLRAAGIRKSYGVSSFVVFQIIFQLVFQGRNLFRLLEGSRAESLPGKDVVYRFLNDSRYNWRRFYQLLSLKMVGRFEKLTSAQRIRVFIVDDSVMERERSKKVELLARVFDHVSGRFVRGYTLLTLGWSDGFSFAPLDFTLMSSAKAKNRLCEMREDLDKRSVGYKRRLEAMSPKPDTVVQMLERALKAGFSADYVLMDSWFTHAPLLQKLRDKELHVIGMVKELKQRYLFEGKSLSLRELYARVPKNPKAEILGSVRVHTPSGLALKVVFVQNRNNRREWLAILTTDLSLETTEVVRIYGMRWSIETFFKMAKSHLKLGTEFQGRSFDMMVSHTTIVFTRYLILEWERRENNDERSLGGLFYLFADEVMDLDLKTALRQLMTFVLNLLPNKPENNESLSQLQKWIAALPSYIKALFPQLGCES; translated from the coding sequence ATGTTACAACACAACTCTCTGCCTGAACAGCATCAAAATCAGCTTTCTTTAATTTTTTCTTCCCTTAAGCTTAGTCAGCTGCTTCGAGCCGCTGGGATCCGCAAGTCCTATGGGGTTTCAAGCTTCGTTGTCTTCCAAATCATTTTCCAACTCGTTTTTCAAGGTCGAAATCTGTTTCGGCTGTTAGAAGGAAGCCGGGCAGAATCTCTTCCAGGTAAAGATGTTGTTTATCGGTTTCTCAATGACTCTCGGTATAACTGGAGGCGTTTTTACCAGTTACTCAGCCTCAAGATGGTCGGACGCTTTGAAAAGCTCACCTCTGCGCAGCGTATCCGTGTTTTTATCGTAGATGATTCTGTAATGGAGCGCGAACGAAGCAAGAAAGTTGAACTCTTAGCCCGAGTGTTTGACCATGTTTCGGGCCGCTTTGTTCGCGGTTACACCTTACTAACCTTGGGCTGGTCTGACGGGTTCAGCTTCGCACCCCTTGATTTTACATTGATGAGTTCTGCAAAAGCTAAAAATCGTCTTTGTGAAATGAGAGAGGACTTAGACAAACGCTCCGTAGGCTATAAGCGTCGCCTGGAAGCGATGAGCCCTAAACCGGACACCGTGGTTCAAATGCTTGAACGAGCTCTCAAAGCCGGATTCTCAGCGGATTACGTCCTAATGGATAGTTGGTTTACCCATGCTCCACTTTTGCAAAAGCTAAGGGATAAGGAGCTTCACGTTATTGGAATGGTTAAAGAACTTAAGCAGCGTTATCTCTTTGAAGGAAAATCACTCAGTTTACGAGAGCTCTACGCGAGAGTCCCAAAGAACCCGAAAGCAGAAATACTGGGTTCAGTGCGTGTTCATACCCCTTCAGGCTTAGCTTTAAAAGTTGTTTTCGTCCAGAATCGAAACAACCGAAGAGAGTGGTTAGCGATCTTAACCACCGATCTTTCCTTAGAAACTACTGAAGTCGTAAGAATTTACGGGATGCGTTGGAGTATCGAAACGTTTTTCAAAATGGCCAAATCGCATTTGAAGCTAGGAACTGAATTTCAGGGCCGATCCTTCGATATGATGGTTAGTCACACAACCATAGTCTTTACCCGTTACCTCATCCTGGAGTGGGAACGAAGAGAAAACAATGATGAACGCTCTCTTGGGGGACTCTTTTATCTTTTTGCTGATGAGGTTATGGATTTAGACTTGAAAACAGCACTACGTCAGTTAATGACGTTTGTTCTTAATCTACTACCCAATAAACCAGAGAATAACGAATCACTCAGTCAATTACAAAAGTGGATTGCTGCATTACCCAGTTATATCAAGGCTCTATTCCCTCAACTGGGGTGCGAAAGTTGA
- a CDS encoding flagellar protein FlaG yields MIVIEPIQPNHQKTMMPVDAYPGQKLERSQEIPRPVVERKNEIPNAREEIPREEVEKAVDKLNRFMGLINKGMRFEVHEEDEEEILVRIVDQDSEQVLKESTPKWVMELLHNLTDVAGLFVDQRV; encoded by the coding sequence ATGATCGTCATTGAGCCAATTCAGCCTAATCATCAGAAGACCATGATGCCTGTGGATGCCTATCCCGGCCAAAAACTGGAACGATCTCAGGAAATACCCCGGCCGGTTGTCGAGCGCAAAAATGAAATTCCCAATGCCCGGGAAGAGATTCCCCGTGAAGAAGTTGAGAAGGCTGTGGATAAATTGAACCGCTTTATGGGCTTGATCAATAAGGGGATGCGGTTCGAGGTTCATGAAGAGGACGAGGAGGAGATCCTGGTGCGGATCGTGGACCAGGACTCGGAGCAGGTTCTTAAAGAGTCCACACCGAAATGGGTGATGGAGCTGCTCCATAATCTGACCGATGTCGCCGGATTATTCGTTGACCAAAGAGTTTAA
- a CDS encoding HD-GYP domain-containing protein has translation MIRLYSFELSEGMVLAEPLFDGTTNNLLLNYGTVLTESHIAAIKKWGIRSVTVTERYTLLIEPTSSLVKELKKGLITEITRLAPEKEEANTSDFMLTVSQVACQTALKLLDNSVVLDSLMRIKLVDDDFLLPHSVETCVLSLLVAGSFGVDERELYHIGMAALLHDIGLCEMPQLINMAEMQLHQENLWKEHSLYGYYLTKESGLPQEVCKYILHHHESWNGEGYPKNLSGEAIPFGSRIIAVCEQYNRKLRQEKIPHYLAIEYLYGGGGFYFDPHVVQAFTNNLAVYPLGSLVRLSTGQVGVVINVRQNLGPRPIVRIYYNRVNMPLRVPVDMDLAKERTVFIEQVL, from the coding sequence GTGATTAGATTATACAGTTTTGAGCTTTCCGAAGGCATGGTTTTGGCCGAACCCTTATTCGACGGAACAACCAATAATCTTTTGTTGAATTATGGAACAGTACTTACCGAATCCCATATTGCTGCCATAAAGAAATGGGGTATACGCTCGGTTACCGTTACGGAGCGTTATACTTTACTGATAGAACCAACCTCTTCTCTTGTTAAAGAACTCAAAAAAGGGCTTATAACAGAGATAACACGCCTTGCCCCCGAGAAAGAGGAAGCAAACACCTCCGATTTTATGCTCACGGTTTCTCAAGTCGCCTGTCAAACAGCTCTTAAACTATTGGACAACTCCGTCGTTTTAGATTCCTTAATGCGCATCAAACTTGTCGATGATGATTTCTTATTGCCTCACAGCGTGGAAACATGCGTCCTCAGTCTGCTTGTCGCCGGTTCTTTCGGTGTCGATGAAAGGGAACTGTATCATATCGGTATGGCAGCTCTTCTTCACGATATAGGGCTATGTGAGATGCCTCAGCTGATCAACATGGCTGAAATGCAACTTCATCAGGAAAATCTCTGGAAAGAGCACTCTCTTTACGGCTATTACCTCACCAAAGAATCCGGTCTGCCCCAAGAGGTCTGCAAATATATTCTCCACCATCATGAAAGCTGGAACGGAGAGGGCTACCCGAAAAATCTGTCCGGGGAAGCTATCCCCTTTGGTTCCCGGATTATAGCTGTTTGCGAACAATATAACCGGAAGCTCCGTCAAGAAAAAATCCCTCATTACCTGGCCATTGAATACCTTTATGGCGGTGGGGGATTTTATTTCGATCCCCATGTTGTCCAAGCCTTCACGAATAATTTGGCCGTCTATCCTCTGGGCTCCCTTGTCCGCTTGTCTACCGGGCAGGTAGGCGTCGTGATCAATGTCCGCCAGAACCTAGGTCCCCGGCCTATTGTAAGAATCTACTACAATCGTGTCAACATGCCCCTGCGCGTCCCTGTGGATATGGATTTGGCCAAGGAGCGAACAGTCTTTATCGAACAGGTTTTATAA
- a CDS encoding chemotaxis protein CheW, with protein sequence MAEEQLVTFGLGSEEFGVDIMCVQEIIRIPPITRVPKAPEYVEGVINLRGNVIPVVSLRTRFGMERVEESDLSRIIVLQVQNKVFGIRVDAVTEVLRLDTESIEPPPPVALGMDSHFIRGVGKIGERLLILLNLDHIMGGEMNHESA encoded by the coding sequence ATGGCGGAAGAACAATTGGTAACCTTCGGTCTGGGTTCCGAGGAATTTGGTGTGGATATTATGTGTGTACAGGAAATTATTCGTATACCGCCTATCACCCGGGTGCCTAAGGCTCCCGAATATGTAGAGGGGGTTATCAATCTGCGGGGCAATGTCATCCCCGTGGTGAGCCTGCGGACTCGTTTTGGGATGGAACGGGTGGAAGAAAGCGATTTAAGCCGGATTATCGTGCTGCAAGTCCAGAATAAAGTCTTTGGCATCCGGGTGGATGCGGTGACGGAAGTTCTGCGTTTGGATACCGAGTCCATCGAACCGCCGCCGCCTGTTGCGTTAGGAATGGATTCCCATTTTATTCGTGGAGTAGGCAAGATAGGAGAACGCTTGCTGATTCTTCTCAACCTTGATCATATTATGGGTGGAGAGATGAATCATGAATCAGCCTAA